In Mobula hypostoma chromosome 11, sMobHyp1.1, whole genome shotgun sequence, the following are encoded in one genomic region:
- the LOC134353999 gene encoding putative RNA-binding protein Luc7-like 2 isoform X4, protein MDLGECTKVHDLALRADYEIASKLKDHFFEMDAMDHLQSFITDCDRRTEIAKKRLAETQEEISAEVAAKAERVHELNEEIGKLLAKAEQLGAEGNVEESQKVMEEVEKARAKKREAEEVYRNSMPASSFQQQKLRVCEVCSAYLGLHDNDRRLADHFGGKLHLGFIEIREKLEELQKLVAEKQEKRTQERLKRREEREKEERMKRRTRSRSRDRRRSRSRERRRHRSRSASHDRRKRSRSRSRDRRRRRRSRSRSRSRSRSHHRSRHSSKDRERDRSREKSSKRKSRDRDRSRDRDRDKSREKDRKDKRRSYESANGKSEHSSEEREAGEI, encoded by the exons GCAATGGATCACTTGCAGTCATTTATCACAGACTGTGATAGAAGAACAGAAATTGCAAAGAAAAGGTTGGCAGAAACCCAAGAAGAGATCAGTGCAGAGGTGGCAGCAAAG GCTGAGCGAGTTCATGAACTAAATGAGGAAATTGGAAAGCTACTAGCCAAGGCAGAGCAGTTGGGAGCtgaaggaaatgttgaagaatctcagaaggtcatggaagaagtAGAGAAGGCAAGAGCAAAGAAGAGGGAAGCTGAG GAGGTTTATCGGAATTCCATGCCGGCCTCCAGCTTTCAACAACAGAAATTACGAGTTTGTGAAGTGTGCTCAGCATACTTGGGTCTTCACGATAATGATCGGCGCCTTGCAGACCACTTTGGTGGGAAACTTCACCTTGGATTCATTGAAATTAGAGAGAAATTAGAAGAGTTACAG AAACTTGttgctgagaaacaggaaaaaaGGACACAAGAGCGACTGAaaagaagggaggagagagaaaaggaggaacGAATGAAAAGAAG GACCCGGTCTCGCAGCAGGGATCGCAGGAG ATCAAGATCAAGGGAGCGTCGTCGACATAGATCCAGGTCTGCATCCCATGACCGACGCAAACGTTCCCGCTCCAGATCTCGGGATCGGCGTCGTCGACGCAGGTCTCGTTCTAGAAGTAGAAGCAGAAGCCGTAGTCACCACCGCAGCAGACATAGCtccaaggacagagagagagatcggAGTAGAGAAAAAAGCTCTAAAAGGAA GTCTAGAGATCGAGACAGATCCAGGGATCGAGACAGGGATAAATCAAGGGAGAAAGATCGTAAGGATAAAAGGCGTTCTTATGAAAGTGCAAATGGCAAATCAGAACACAGCTCTGAGGAGCGTGAAGCAGGAGAAATCTAA
- the LOC134353999 gene encoding putative RNA-binding protein Luc7-like 2 isoform X3 has product MDLGECTKVHDLALRADYEIASKLKDHFFEMDAMDHLQSFITDCDRRTEIAKKRLAETQEEISAEVAAKAERVHELNEEIGKLLAKAEQLGAEGNVEESQKVMEEVEKARAKKREAEGDTIASPSSSAFWEVYRNSMPASSFQQQKLRVCEVCSAYLGLHDNDRRLADHFGGKLHLGFIEIREKLEELQKLVAEKQEKRTQERLKRREEREKEERMKRRTRSRSRDRRRSRSRERRRHRSRSASHDRRKRSRSRSRDRRRRRRSRSRSRSRSRSHHRSRHSSKDRERDRSREKSSKRKSRDRDRSRDRDRDKSREKDRKDKRRSYESANGKSEHSSEEREAGEI; this is encoded by the exons GCAATGGATCACTTGCAGTCATTTATCACAGACTGTGATAGAAGAACAGAAATTGCAAAGAAAAGGTTGGCAGAAACCCAAGAAGAGATCAGTGCAGAGGTGGCAGCAAAG GCTGAGCGAGTTCATGAACTAAATGAGGAAATTGGAAAGCTACTAGCCAAGGCAGAGCAGTTGGGAGCtgaaggaaatgttgaagaatctcagaaggtcatggaagaagtAGAGAAGGCAAGAGCAAAGAAGAGGGAAGCTGAG GGGGACACCATTGCTTCTCCTTCCTCCAGTGCATTTTGG GAGGTTTATCGGAATTCCATGCCGGCCTCCAGCTTTCAACAACAGAAATTACGAGTTTGTGAAGTGTGCTCAGCATACTTGGGTCTTCACGATAATGATCGGCGCCTTGCAGACCACTTTGGTGGGAAACTTCACCTTGGATTCATTGAAATTAGAGAGAAATTAGAAGAGTTACAG AAACTTGttgctgagaaacaggaaaaaaGGACACAAGAGCGACTGAaaagaagggaggagagagaaaaggaggaacGAATGAAAAGAAG GACCCGGTCTCGCAGCAGGGATCGCAGGAG ATCAAGATCAAGGGAGCGTCGTCGACATAGATCCAGGTCTGCATCCCATGACCGACGCAAACGTTCCCGCTCCAGATCTCGGGATCGGCGTCGTCGACGCAGGTCTCGTTCTAGAAGTAGAAGCAGAAGCCGTAGTCACCACCGCAGCAGACATAGCtccaaggacagagagagagatcggAGTAGAGAAAAAAGCTCTAAAAGGAA GTCTAGAGATCGAGACAGATCCAGGGATCGAGACAGGGATAAATCAAGGGAGAAAGATCGTAAGGATAAAAGGCGTTCTTATGAAAGTGCAAATGGCAAATCAGAACACAGCTCTGAGGAGCGTGAAGCAGGAGAAATCTAA